A window from Paraburkholderia acidiphila encodes these proteins:
- a CDS encoding MFS transporter: MTYATPAPASGATPHECAAIAGGTVDIGRALDEGPYAALQKIAVVLAALSIVVDGFDSQLIGFAIPVLIKEWGITRNAFAPVVAAGLIGMGFGSAFAGLFADRFGRRWAVVGSVLVFGTATCLIGLAPNVATIAALRFIAGLGIGGALPSSTTMTAEFTPARLRTFAVTATIVCVPLGGMVAGIFAAQVLPVYGWRGLFLAGGVLPLVLALVLLVALPESPRFLARRPRRWPELVRLLGRMGRQVAPDAVFTDMREQSAEKHVGFTALFRDGRARDTLAIWGAFFMCLLAVYSAFSWLPAMLTSEGLSVSLAGYGLSAYNLGGVIGALLCALAIARFGSRGPLLFCCAGGAASAWVMLSVGATQHTGLLIAGLGLHGLFVNAVQSTMYALCAYVYPTSVRATGTASALAFGRVGAILSAFAGAAVITAGGAAGYLTMLGAAMAVVLVALAVVGRHIPKRAGQRRV; this comes from the coding sequence ATGACATACGCCACGCCCGCACCCGCCTCGGGAGCGACGCCACACGAGTGCGCCGCCATCGCTGGCGGCACCGTCGATATCGGCCGCGCGCTCGACGAAGGCCCCTACGCCGCGCTGCAGAAAATCGCGGTCGTGCTGGCGGCGTTGTCGATCGTCGTCGACGGATTCGACAGTCAGTTGATCGGCTTTGCGATTCCGGTACTCATCAAGGAGTGGGGCATCACGCGCAATGCGTTCGCGCCCGTCGTGGCCGCGGGGCTGATCGGCATGGGCTTCGGCAGCGCGTTTGCCGGTCTGTTTGCGGATCGTTTCGGACGGCGCTGGGCTGTGGTGGGCAGCGTGCTCGTGTTCGGCACGGCCACTTGTTTGATCGGCCTCGCGCCGAACGTCGCGACCATTGCCGCGCTGCGCTTTATCGCGGGCCTTGGCATCGGCGGCGCACTGCCGAGTTCGACGACGATGACGGCAGAATTCACGCCCGCGCGCCTTCGCACGTTCGCGGTGACGGCGACGATCGTGTGCGTGCCGCTCGGGGGCATGGTGGCGGGTATCTTTGCGGCGCAAGTCCTGCCGGTGTACGGCTGGCGCGGCCTCTTCCTCGCGGGCGGCGTGCTGCCGCTCGTTCTCGCGCTCGTGCTGCTCGTGGCGCTGCCCGAGTCGCCGCGCTTTCTTGCGCGCCGGCCGCGGCGCTGGCCCGAGCTCGTGCGCTTGCTGGGCCGCATGGGGCGTCAGGTCGCGCCGGACGCGGTGTTTACCGACATGCGCGAGCAAAGCGCCGAAAAGCACGTGGGCTTCACGGCGCTCTTTCGCGACGGCCGCGCGCGCGACACCTTGGCCATCTGGGGCGCGTTCTTCATGTGCCTGCTCGCCGTATACAGCGCGTTCAGCTGGCTGCCTGCCATGCTGACGAGCGAAGGGCTGAGCGTATCGCTCGCCGGCTACGGACTGAGTGCGTACAACCTGGGCGGCGTGATCGGCGCGCTGCTGTGCGCGCTCGCCATTGCGCGCTTCGGTTCGCGCGGTCCGCTGCTGTTCTGTTGCGCGGGCGGCGCGGCGAGCGCCTGGGTCATGCTGAGCGTGGGCGCGACCCAGCACACCGGTTTGCTCATTGCGGGCCTCGGCCTGCACGGTCTCTTCGTGAACGCAGTGCAATCCACGATGTATGCGCTTTGCGCCTACGTGTACCCAACGAGCGTGCGCGCGACCGGCACGGCATCCGCGCTCGCGTTCGGCCGCGTGGGCGCGATCCTCAGCGCCTTTGCCGGTGCCGCGGTGATTACCGCGGGCGGCGCGGCGGGCTATCTGACGATGCTCGGCGCGGCGATGGCCGTAGTGCTGGTCGCGCTTGCCGTGGTGGGCCGCCATATCCCGAAGCGCGCGGGACAGCGCCGGGTTTGA
- a CDS encoding AraC family transcriptional regulator, with protein sequence MNTKRDSFDHSGLSSRSQKRIIALLHALAPDEGYNLTALPGVRILRSNRPLSRTPVLYDPGIVIVCQGRKRGYFGDQLYLYDEHHYLAVSVPVPFSMETEATAEHPLLALYLHLDFALAAELAAQIDREGAKEHVQAPQSMMSTPMDDTMQRSVLRLLEAMHRPLEAAVLGPGLLRELYFRVLTGAQGSAMREALAMKGQFGRIGKSLRLIHAGYARALDVTQLAEEAGMSVPSFHSHFKAITQVSPMQYVKSTRLHQARLLMVRQDLSAEAAGHAVGYTSPSQFSREFKRLFGLTPAAEARRMRASFAIPAPFAGATYVASH encoded by the coding sequence ATGAACACGAAGCGTGACTCGTTCGACCATTCCGGACTCTCGTCACGAAGCCAGAAGCGCATCATCGCGTTGCTTCACGCGCTGGCGCCCGACGAGGGCTACAACCTTACGGCGTTGCCGGGCGTGCGCATTCTGCGCTCGAACCGGCCGCTCTCGCGCACGCCGGTGCTCTACGACCCCGGCATCGTGATCGTTTGTCAGGGACGCAAGCGAGGCTATTTCGGCGACCAGCTCTATCTCTACGACGAGCATCATTACCTCGCCGTGTCCGTGCCCGTTCCATTCAGTATGGAGACCGAAGCAACGGCCGAGCACCCGCTGCTCGCGCTGTACCTTCACCTGGATTTCGCGCTCGCCGCCGAATTGGCGGCACAGATCGATCGTGAAGGCGCAAAGGAACACGTGCAGGCGCCGCAGAGCATGATGTCGACGCCGATGGACGACACGATGCAGAGGTCCGTGTTGCGCTTGCTCGAGGCGATGCATCGGCCACTCGAAGCCGCCGTGCTGGGCCCGGGCTTGCTGCGCGAGCTGTATTTCCGCGTGCTCACCGGCGCACAGGGGAGCGCCATGCGCGAGGCGCTGGCGATGAAAGGCCAGTTCGGCCGTATAGGCAAATCGTTGCGCCTCATCCATGCCGGCTATGCGCGAGCGCTCGACGTCACGCAACTGGCCGAGGAAGCCGGCATGAGCGTGCCGAGTTTTCACAGCCACTTCAAGGCGATCACCCAGGTCTCGCCCATGCAGTACGTGAAATCCACGCGCCTGCATCAAGCTCGCTTGCTGATGGTTCGCCAGGACCTGAGCGCGGAGGCGGCGGGCCACGCTGTGGGCTACACGAGCCCGTCGCAGTTCAGCCGGGAATTCAAGCGGCTTTTTGGTTTGACGCCGGCGGCCGAAGCCAGGCGCATGCGCGCGAGCTTCGCCATTCCGGCGCCATTTGCCGGGGCGACGTACGTTGCGTCGCATTGA
- a CDS encoding oxidoreductase yields the protein MASTKILLITGVSSGFGRALAQEALAAGHTVVGTVRSEQAKRDFESLSAPRALARVLDVTAFDAIDGVVAEIEASVGPVDVLVNNAGYGHEGVMEESPLAEMRRQFDVNVFGAVAMMKAVLPFMRERGRGHILNITSMGGYITMPGISYYCGSKFALEGISEALGKEVEPLGIAVTAVAPGSFRTDWAGRSMTRTPRSIAAYDAIFDPVRQAREEKSGKQLGDPRKAARAMLAAIDAEHPPRHLLLGSDALGLVRAKLTALEDEIRAWESVTVSTDG from the coding sequence ATGGCATCCACCAAAATTCTGCTCATTACGGGCGTGAGCAGCGGCTTCGGCCGCGCGCTGGCACAGGAAGCGCTGGCGGCGGGGCACACCGTCGTCGGTACGGTGAGGAGCGAGCAGGCGAAGCGCGATTTCGAATCGCTTTCGGCGCCTCGCGCATTGGCGCGCGTGCTTGACGTGACGGCCTTCGATGCCATCGACGGCGTCGTGGCGGAGATCGAGGCGAGCGTCGGCCCCGTGGACGTTCTGGTCAACAACGCCGGCTACGGGCACGAAGGCGTCATGGAGGAGTCGCCGTTGGCGGAAATGCGCCGGCAGTTCGACGTGAATGTGTTCGGCGCGGTCGCCATGATGAAGGCGGTTCTGCCGTTCATGCGCGAGCGCGGGCGCGGCCACATTCTGAATATCACGTCGATGGGCGGCTATATCACCATGCCAGGCATCAGCTACTACTGCGGGAGCAAATTCGCGCTGGAGGGCATTTCCGAAGCGCTCGGCAAAGAGGTCGAGCCGCTCGGCATTGCGGTAACGGCCGTCGCGCCTGGCTCGTTTCGCACCGACTGGGCCGGACGCTCGATGACGCGAACGCCGCGCTCGATCGCGGCTTACGACGCGATCTTCGACCCGGTTCGCCAGGCGCGCGAGGAAAAAAGCGGCAAGCAGCTTGGGGACCCGCGGAAAGCGGCGCGCGCGATGCTTGCGGCCATCGACGCGGAGCATCCTCCGAGGCATCTTCTGCTCGGCAGCGATGCACTGGGGCTCGTGAGGGCGAAACTGACGGCGCTGGAAGATGAAATTCGCGCCTGGGAGAGCGTGACGGTTTCGACCGACGGTTGA
- a CDS encoding branched-chain amino acid ABC transporter substrate-binding protein, with protein MRFAKTLTPIAVAVGALLAVAPLASRADTVVKIGFAAPLTGPNASYGKDLENGVKMALDDAKAQGVKINGQPVSFELVAEDDQADPRVGVQVAQKLVDEGVSVVVGHFNSGTTIPASELYEKAGLPDIDPAATNPVISGRGFKNIFMVISSDAQNAGTAGAYAVTTTKAKRIAVIDDRTAFGQGEADEFVKAVKAHGGDIVDREYTTNQATDFKTQLTNIKSKNPDLIFVGALNPQAAGIMKQMAQLGIKAQYVGGGGVKDVDFVKLAGDVSEGAMAWEYGRPLDSTPVGAKFADRFKQKYGADVLSYAPFGYDAAWAAIKAMQAANSTKPDDYRPKLQSISFDGITGHIEFNANGSLKNGSSTVYQVKNGQWVTVKTVSGL; from the coding sequence ATGCGTTTTGCGAAGACTCTTACCCCTATCGCAGTTGCCGTTGGAGCACTTCTCGCTGTTGCACCGCTCGCTTCGCGTGCGGATACCGTCGTTAAAATCGGCTTTGCCGCGCCGCTCACCGGGCCGAACGCCAGTTACGGCAAAGACCTGGAAAACGGCGTGAAAATGGCCCTCGACGACGCCAAGGCGCAAGGCGTCAAAATCAACGGCCAGCCCGTCTCGTTCGAGCTCGTCGCCGAAGACGACCAGGCCGACCCGCGCGTGGGCGTGCAAGTGGCGCAGAAGCTCGTGGACGAAGGCGTTTCGGTCGTGGTCGGCCACTTCAACTCGGGCACGACCATTCCCGCTTCCGAGCTGTACGAAAAGGCGGGCCTGCCCGATATCGATCCCGCCGCCACGAACCCGGTCATCAGCGGCCGCGGCTTCAAGAACATCTTCATGGTGATTTCGAGCGACGCGCAGAACGCGGGCACCGCGGGCGCCTATGCGGTCACGACGACCAAGGCCAAGCGCATCGCCGTGATCGACGACCGCACGGCCTTCGGCCAGGGCGAAGCGGACGAATTCGTGAAGGCCGTGAAAGCGCACGGCGGCGATATCGTCGATCGCGAGTACACGACGAACCAGGCGACGGACTTCAAGACGCAGCTCACGAACATCAAGAGCAAGAACCCCGATCTGATTTTCGTCGGTGCCCTCAATCCGCAGGCGGCCGGCATCATGAAGCAGATGGCGCAGCTCGGCATCAAGGCGCAGTACGTGGGCGGCGGCGGCGTGAAGGATGTGGACTTCGTCAAGCTCGCGGGAGACGTGTCCGAAGGCGCCATGGCGTGGGAATACGGCCGTCCGCTCGACAGCACGCCGGTCGGCGCGAAGTTCGCCGACCGCTTCAAGCAGAAGTATGGCGCGGACGTGCTCTCGTACGCGCCGTTCGGCTACGACGCGGCGTGGGCCGCGATCAAGGCGATGCAGGCGGCCAATTCGACGAAGCCCGACGACTATCGCCCGAAGCTGCAAAGCATCAGCTTCGACGGCATCACCGGCCATATCGAGTTCAACGCGAATGGCTCGCTGAAGAACGGTTCGTCCACCGTGTATCAGGTGAAGAACGGCCAGTGGGTGACGGTCAAGACGGTTAGCGGCCTCTGA
- a CDS encoding intradiol ring-cleavage dioxygenase, whose amino-acid sequence MTSRLSRRAFIKLTIALGTTAATLETSPAAFASAPPCRLTPEQEVGPYWIDGDLVRRDVREGRPGVPLTLDIVLTDARTCAPLVGAAVDIWQCDAMGAYSGYTKTALPPPPDFDPKAPGRPPERWHGGPPPPPRPTDHQTFLRGIQHTDHAGIVTFQTIVPGNYPGRTNHIHFKVRTASASHASHVGQVFFPEPLMVTLMQRDPYRQHAIERTTQGEDPVFVNQSGAAMIASASPFAAEGHVNGLRARVNAVVDPEAQPQAVEPFPGPPPG is encoded by the coding sequence ATGACATCACGCCTGTCACGACGAGCATTCATCAAACTGACGATCGCGCTCGGCACGACCGCCGCCACGCTCGAAACTAGCCCCGCCGCCTTTGCGAGCGCCCCGCCTTGCCGGCTCACGCCCGAGCAGGAAGTCGGCCCTTATTGGATCGATGGCGATCTGGTGCGGCGAGACGTCCGGGAGGGCAGGCCGGGCGTGCCGTTGACGCTCGACATCGTGCTCACCGACGCGAGAACGTGCGCGCCGCTCGTGGGCGCCGCGGTCGACATATGGCAATGTGACGCAATGGGCGCTTACTCGGGCTATACGAAAACGGCGCTCCCGCCTCCACCCGATTTCGATCCGAAGGCGCCTGGGCGCCCACCCGAGCGATGGCACGGTGGTCCGCCACCCCCGCCGCGGCCCACTGATCACCAGACCTTTCTGCGCGGCATTCAGCACACCGATCACGCAGGCATCGTCACGTTCCAGACCATCGTGCCGGGCAACTATCCCGGGCGCACCAACCACATTCATTTCAAGGTCCGCACGGCAAGCGCGTCGCATGCTTCGCATGTCGGTCAGGTATTCTTTCCCGAGCCGTTGATGGTGACGTTGATGCAACGCGATCCATATCGCCAGCACGCGATCGAGCGCACCACGCAGGGCGAAGACCCGGTTTTCGTCAATCAATCCGGCGCGGCGATGATCGCGAGCGCGAGCCCATTTGCCGCCGAAGGGCACGTCAATGGATTGCGTGCACGCGTGAACGCCGTGGTCGATCCCGAGGCGCAGCCTCAAGCGGTCGAACCGTTCCCGGGGCCGCCGCCGGGTTGA
- a CDS encoding polysaccharide pyruvyl transferase family protein, with amino-acid sequence MAATPTVIFGAFDRHNFGDLLIAQVVARMLPRRERLFAGLAARDPHGDGGPATVALAHIAAFSRGRAVNVIHAGGELLTCNAWEAAVMLAPSQRVPALICAEREWLRDAREWAQRHVRVASLAPYVLSKSALRGVRVKHLAFNAIGGVELDASNAQLRADVLAALQSADTVSVRDRQTAALLANHGIETHLIPDPATMTAVLFGTSIHRHAASLALREVRHAFPGGYAAVQFSADFGDDATLDTLAAQLALAARAHGMGIVLFRAGAAPWHDDLQVYERLAARLCAARVRVFASLNVWDIGALIAGSRIYCGSSLHGRIVAMAYALPRINISRPDHSIDGGKHAAYVRTWEAPGLPGVVQLGNLADALANALESDGETLRETASALARRYRTVFESVVAG; translated from the coding sequence ATGGCTGCCACGCCCACGGTAATCTTCGGCGCGTTCGACCGGCACAACTTCGGCGATCTGCTGATCGCGCAGGTCGTCGCGCGCATGCTGCCCCGCCGCGAACGGCTGTTCGCCGGGCTCGCCGCGCGCGATCCGCATGGCGATGGCGGCCCAGCCACCGTCGCGCTTGCGCATATCGCCGCATTCTCGCGCGGCCGCGCCGTGAACGTGATTCACGCAGGCGGCGAATTACTGACCTGTAATGCGTGGGAAGCCGCTGTCATGCTGGCGCCGTCGCAACGCGTTCCGGCGCTCATTTGCGCCGAACGCGAATGGCTGCGCGACGCTCGCGAGTGGGCGCAACGTCATGTTCGCGTGGCGTCACTCGCGCCCTATGTGCTCTCAAAGTCCGCGTTGCGCGGCGTGCGCGTGAAGCATCTCGCGTTCAACGCAATAGGGGGCGTCGAACTCGACGCGAGCAACGCGCAGTTGCGCGCCGACGTGCTCGCTGCGCTGCAATCCGCCGATACGGTGAGCGTGCGCGACCGTCAAACCGCGGCGCTGCTCGCGAACCACGGCATCGAAACGCACCTGATACCGGACCCCGCCACGATGACGGCCGTCCTGTTCGGCACGTCGATCCATCGGCACGCCGCCAGCCTCGCACTGCGCGAAGTCCGGCATGCGTTCCCCGGCGGTTATGCAGCCGTGCAATTCAGCGCCGACTTCGGCGACGATGCAACGCTCGATACACTAGCCGCCCAGCTCGCACTCGCGGCGCGGGCGCACGGCATGGGTATCGTGCTGTTTCGCGCGGGCGCCGCTCCCTGGCACGACGACCTGCAAGTGTACGAGCGGCTCGCCGCTCGACTGTGCGCGGCTCGCGTTCGCGTGTTCGCTTCGCTGAATGTCTGGGACATTGGCGCGTTGATTGCTGGCAGCCGGATTTATTGCGGCAGCAGCCTGCACGGCCGTATCGTCGCGATGGCTTATGCCCTTCCCCGCATCAATATCAGTCGTCCTGATCATTCTATCGACGGCGGCAAGCATGCGGCTTATGTGCGGACATGGGAAGCACCGGGTCTCCCCGGCGTTGTGCAGTTGGGGAATCTAGCCGATGCGCTCGCCAATGCGCTGGAGAGCGACGGCGAAACATTACGCGAAACCGCATCCGCACTCGCGCGCCGGTACCGGACGGTATTCGAAAGCGTCGTTGCGGGATGA
- a CDS encoding Fur family transcriptional regulator, whose translation MRTVYSELKSARLRPTSSRVAVLKVFHDAPHEHLTADQVFRRIAKDVEQCSLASVYRALAQLMESSLLDSTWVGETRVVYELGRGVPHAHLVCESCKNVVDIDEPTLREQHTAIAAAKGFRYTHSSLVVFGLCAQCAAASS comes from the coding sequence ATGAGAACGGTCTACTCCGAACTGAAGAGCGCGCGCCTGCGCCCTACGTCCAGCCGCGTGGCCGTGCTGAAGGTGTTTCATGATGCGCCGCACGAGCATCTGACCGCCGACCAGGTCTTTCGCCGCATCGCGAAAGACGTGGAGCAATGCAGCCTTGCGAGCGTGTATCGCGCGCTTGCCCAACTGATGGAATCGTCCCTGCTCGACAGCACGTGGGTTGGGGAAACGCGCGTGGTGTACGAGCTTGGGCGCGGCGTGCCGCACGCGCATCTCGTGTGCGAGAGCTGCAAGAACGTGGTCGACATCGACGAGCCCACGCTGCGGGAGCAGCACACCGCCATCGCGGCGGCGAAAGGCTTTCGTTATACGCATTCGAGCCTCGTCGTTTTCGGGCTTTGCGCACAGTGCGCCGCGGCTTCGTCGTGA
- a CDS encoding ester cyclase yields the protein MNTQTAFSTVFRASVATLSAAAALLGNALPAAAATNDNLVQPRQLIVDKSLPKHQAQQQIRAARLYDTFWSTGDEAQAREALDAGFTDRTLPAGRPQGVAGPLAASKVFHGAVPDVHADVEQMIVTGDRVVTHLHFTGHFTGTFNGVQGKGQPVDFIATDIYRIRDGKITDNWHLEDNLTFLQQLGVVAK from the coding sequence ATGAACACGCAAACTGCTTTCTCGACGGTCTTTCGCGCTTCTGTCGCCACGCTTTCCGCTGCCGCCGCCTTGCTCGGCAATGCGTTGCCAGCCGCTGCGGCGACCAACGACAACCTGGTGCAGCCACGACAACTCATCGTCGACAAGAGCCTGCCGAAGCATCAGGCGCAACAGCAAATTCGCGCCGCACGACTCTACGACACGTTCTGGAGCACCGGAGACGAAGCCCAGGCCCGCGAAGCGCTCGACGCCGGCTTCACGGACCGCACGCTGCCCGCCGGCCGCCCGCAAGGCGTGGCCGGGCCGCTCGCGGCTTCGAAGGTGTTCCACGGCGCGGTGCCCGACGTGCACGCCGACGTCGAGCAGATGATCGTGACGGGTGACCGCGTGGTGACCCATCTGCACTTCACGGGCCATTTCACGGGCACGTTCAACGGCGTGCAGGGTAAGGGCCAGCCGGTGGATTTCATCGCCACGGACATCTACCGCATCCGCGACGGCAAGATCACCGACAACTGGCACCTCGAAGACAATCTCACGTTCCTGCAGCAATTGGGCGTGGTGGCCAAATAA
- a CDS encoding LysR family transcriptional regulator, whose product MDNLGDIRLFVEAASQGSLSAAGRKLGLSPAAASARLVKLEGVLHTQLFERSTRTLRLTDEGRMYLAHCQHALQTLEDARAALQAGRASVSGALRVSATSDFGRAVLRHWLDEFNELHPQVTLTLVLSDSLSHLLQDDIDLAIRFGVPADSSMVARRMADNRRALCASPDYIAAHGLPSHPDELREHHFILLASMAGVANSWRFTRGEETALFSAPIERSRQTNDGSLAREWAIEGRGVVMKSIWDIGADLQAGRLKLLLPEWRSPDVPVNALFQRTPYMAPRVRTLLDFLAQRFAEASEGLAAFLR is encoded by the coding sequence ATGGACAATCTCGGAGACATTCGCCTGTTCGTCGAAGCGGCCAGCCAGGGCAGCCTTTCGGCCGCCGGCAGAAAGCTTGGCCTCTCGCCCGCCGCGGCGAGCGCGAGGCTCGTGAAGCTCGAAGGCGTGCTCCATACGCAATTGTTCGAGCGCTCCACGCGCACGCTGCGCCTGACCGACGAAGGCCGTATGTACCTCGCGCATTGCCAGCACGCGCTGCAAACGCTCGAAGACGCACGCGCGGCACTGCAAGCCGGGCGCGCTTCGGTGAGCGGCGCGCTGCGCGTGTCCGCCACGTCCGACTTCGGGCGCGCCGTGCTGCGCCACTGGCTCGACGAATTCAACGAACTGCATCCGCAGGTCACGCTCACGCTCGTGCTCTCCGACTCGCTCTCGCACCTGCTGCAAGACGATATCGATCTCGCGATACGCTTCGGCGTGCCCGCCGATAGTTCGATGGTCGCGAGACGCATGGCCGACAATCGCCGCGCGCTGTGCGCGTCGCCCGACTACATCGCGGCCCATGGCTTGCCGAGCCACCCCGACGAATTACGCGAGCACCACTTCATCCTGCTTGCCTCGATGGCGGGCGTGGCGAACAGCTGGCGCTTCACGCGCGGCGAAGAAACCGCGCTCTTTTCGGCGCCTATCGAGCGCTCGCGCCAAACCAACGACGGCTCGCTTGCGCGAGAGTGGGCGATCGAAGGGCGCGGTGTGGTGATGAAGTCGATCTGGGACATTGGCGCGGATCTGCAGGCGGGCCGGCTCAAGCTGCTCTTGCCGGAGTGGCGCAGCCCGGACGTGCCCGTGAACGCGCTCTTTCAACGCACGCCCTATATGGCGCCGCGCGTGCGCACACTGCTCGATTTTCTCGCGCAGCGCTTCGCCGAGGCTTCCGAAGGGTTGGCGGCGTTTTTGCGCTAG
- a CDS encoding PRC-barrel domain-containing protein: MLFRKTMLTVAVFSAVLASASANAQIAGAQPLSVSVEQSQALLEGWSVKKSVLGKPVYNDDNVKIGTVRDLIVAPDGSVSAAILAAGGFLGVGSHDVAVPIASLDVRQGNLYLPGATKEALKATPAFQYAKVETPPKPKKAEKQQ; encoded by the coding sequence ATGCTTTTCCGCAAGACGATGTTGACGGTAGCCGTATTTAGCGCCGTGCTGGCCAGTGCCAGCGCGAATGCCCAGATCGCGGGCGCGCAGCCCTTGAGCGTGTCGGTCGAGCAGTCGCAGGCGCTGCTCGAAGGCTGGAGCGTGAAGAAGAGCGTGCTCGGCAAGCCCGTTTATAACGACGACAACGTGAAAATCGGCACCGTGCGCGACCTGATCGTCGCGCCGGACGGCTCGGTTTCCGCGGCCATCCTCGCGGCGGGTGGTTTCCTCGGCGTCGGTTCGCACGACGTGGCCGTGCCCATCGCATCGCTCGACGTGCGCCAAGGCAACCTCTATCTGCCCGGCGCAACGAAGGAAGCCCTGAAGGCCACGCCCGCGTTCCAGTACGCGAAGGTCGAAACGCCGCCGAAGCCGAAGAAGGCCGAGAAGCAGCAGTAA
- a CDS encoding urea carboxylase-associated family protein yields MLNYPAAYQSTKGSALDVNKPFYRRIAEEQGQRELIESIVVPIRSGQAWSVPAGHVFRIVTIEGPQVADLNIWNRHDPRERMWASRTRQLQQAHVSTFDRLWSTLPFLRPLVTITDDSLAGYGVDEHGGRVHDLLGTRCDPYVNRMLTGEDFHFHCHSNLTRAIAPYGLTEYDVHDVLNVFQCTGLNLEDKYFMKACPAKKGDYLEFFAEIDLLCALSTCPGGDLSLPMWGPDARDPLEVCRPLGIEIYRLAPALLEGWSSPPVAEYRGLHGMALQQPDWKCGC; encoded by the coding sequence ATGCTGAACTATCCCGCCGCCTACCAGTCGACCAAGGGCTCCGCGCTCGACGTGAACAAGCCCTTTTACCGCCGCATCGCCGAAGAGCAAGGTCAGCGCGAACTGATCGAATCCATTGTCGTGCCGATACGCTCGGGCCAGGCCTGGAGCGTCCCCGCCGGACACGTATTCCGCATCGTGACGATCGAAGGCCCGCAGGTGGCCGACCTCAATATCTGGAACCGGCACGATCCGCGCGAACGCATGTGGGCTTCGCGCACGCGCCAGCTCCAGCAGGCGCACGTGAGCACCTTCGACCGGCTGTGGTCCACGCTGCCCTTCCTGCGCCCGCTCGTTACCATTACGGACGACAGCCTCGCCGGCTACGGAGTGGACGAGCATGGCGGCCGCGTTCACGACCTGCTCGGCACGCGCTGCGATCCCTACGTGAACCGCATGCTGACCGGCGAGGACTTCCATTTTCACTGCCACTCGAATCTCACGCGTGCCATCGCGCCCTATGGGCTCACAGAATACGACGTGCACGATGTGCTCAACGTGTTCCAGTGCACCGGCCTGAATCTGGAAGACAAATACTTCATGAAGGCCTGCCCGGCGAAGAAGGGCGACTACCTCGAGTTTTTCGCCGAGATCGACCTGTTGTGCGCGCTTTCGACCTGCCCGGGTGGCGACCTTTCGCTGCCGATGTGGGGACCGGACGCCCGCGATCCGCTGGAAGTCTGCCGGCCGCTCGGCATCGAGATTTATCGGCTGGCGCCCGCGCTGCTGGAAGGCTGGTCTTCGCCGCCTGTCGCCGAGTATCGCGGCCTGCACGGCATGGCTTTGCAGCAGCCCGACTGGAAGTGTGGTTGCTGA
- a CDS encoding LysR family transcriptional regulator, with product MIRLEDLVIFISAADNGSLSAAARQLDLTPAVASAGLKRLETELGTRLLARSTRSLRLTPDGERYLEYARGVMEQVEAGQNAVAHGRKMIGGTVSLSIPSDLGRNVLAPWLDDFQTQHPAVSFQVHIGDSVTDMFRSPVAVAVRYGVPEDSSLVALPLAPENRRVLCAAPGYFARHGKPATPADLSRHNCLRFALSDTLHDRWTFYRGDDASVVTVHGNRSSDDGELVRRWAVAGHGLAYKSRLDVLADIKAGRLDTALDAYQGEGAPLHLVCAHRTMLSPTVNALRDVLRDRIATFLA from the coding sequence ATGATCAGACTGGAAGACCTCGTCATCTTTATCAGCGCGGCGGACAACGGGAGCCTCTCGGCCGCCGCGCGTCAGCTCGATCTCACGCCCGCCGTGGCGAGCGCGGGCCTCAAGCGCCTCGAAACCGAACTCGGCACGCGTCTGCTGGCACGTTCCACGCGCAGCCTGCGCCTCACACCGGACGGCGAGCGCTACCTCGAGTACGCGCGCGGCGTCATGGAGCAGGTGGAGGCGGGCCAGAACGCCGTCGCGCATGGGCGCAAGATGATCGGCGGCACTGTTTCGCTGTCGATTCCTTCCGACCTCGGGCGCAACGTGCTCGCACCGTGGCTCGACGACTTCCAGACGCAGCATCCCGCGGTGTCGTTTCAGGTGCACATTGGCGACAGCGTGACCGATATGTTCCGCTCGCCGGTGGCCGTGGCGGTTCGCTACGGCGTGCCCGAAGATTCCTCTCTCGTCGCGTTGCCGCTCGCGCCCGAAAACCGGCGCGTGCTGTGCGCCGCGCCAGGCTATTTCGCGCGTCACGGCAAACCCGCGACGCCCGCCGATCTTTCGCGCCACAACTGTCTGCGCTTCGCGCTGAGCGACACGCTGCACGACCGCTGGACCTTTTATCGCGGCGACGATGCCAGCGTCGTGACCGTCCACGGCAACCGCAGCAGCGACGACGGCGAACTCGTGCGCCGCTGGGCCGTGGCGGGGCACGGTCTTGCGTACAAGTCGCGTCTGGATGTGCTCGCCGATATCAAGGCGGGGCGCCTCGACACCGCGCTGGACGCGTATCAAGGCGAAGGCGCTCCGCTGCATCTCGTGTGCGCCCACCGCACGATGCTCTCGCCAACCGTCAACGCACTGCGCGATGTGCTGCGCGATCGCATTGCAACGTTTCTCGCCTGA